One genomic window of Daphnia pulex isolate KAP4 chromosome 12, ASM2113471v1 includes the following:
- the LOC124208647 gene encoding trophoblast glycoprotein-like, whose product MCSKKPAPFIYVFLIMTIIKFSSAVTCPPDFGDRCICGKANYNGKPRFLVNCTNTQFNDAAMLEKLPIQTEVVIFTGNNITSMPWNVFGKMNDYPDLEVIDMTNNNIKEIKGKTYHHVRNVKTLILNHNQLNITGDKTHPRIFSNFVNLESLHLTNAFSESVDSKEYLVALEQIFVGSNLTKLSKVHLEQNEIWSIKNPNIFCSLPSLMDIQLGDNNISEMNFNVGCIQNLRFIDLRNNKIHNLSNNTLSKFEELPEQGLGVKLDLMGNPFICDCQIADLLNWLRTTKVDVLEKESYSCYDGFPVSNINQQLYNVHQIQCAYAPKQEYQGTTVLLGILLFLMTSLILIIGYMNFTNVRARTVALWEKVFHRGQYTHILSKPEEQEVHV is encoded by the exons atgtgttccAAGAAACCAGCAccttttatttatgttttcttgATTATGACAATAATCAAATTCTCTTCCGCTGTAACTTGTCCGCCTGATTTCGGAGATCGATGTATTTGTGGAAAAGCAAATTACAATGGCAAGCCAAGGTTTTTGGTAAATTGTACCAACACACAATTCAATGATGCTGCCATGCTTGAAAAATTGCCAATACAAACTGAAGTTGTAATTTTCACAG gaAACAACATCACTAGTATGCCATGGAATGTATTTGGGAAAATGAATGACTACCCTGATTTAGAAGTAATTGATATGACTAACaacaatataaaagaaattaaaggaaaaacCTATCACCATGTCAGAAATGTTAAGACACTCATTTTAAATCACAATCAGCTAAATATCACAGGAGACAAGACACATCCTAGAATCTTCTCAAACTTTGTCAACCTAGAATCTCTTCATCTGACAAATGCATTTTCAGAGAGTGTAGACTCCAAAGAGTATTTGGTTGCTTTAGAACAAATCTTTGTTGGTTCTAATTTGACAAAACTATCTAAAGTTCATTtagaacaaaatgaaatttggtcTATCAAAAATCCAAATATCTTCTGCAGTTTACCATCACTGATGGATATTCAACTTGGAGATAATAACATTTCTGAAATGAACTTTAATGTTGGCTGCATTCAAAATCTTAGATTTATTGATCTGAGGAATAACAAAATCCATAACTTATCCAATAATActttatcaaaatttgaagAGTTACCTGAACAAGGTCTAGGAGTAAAATTAGATTTAATG ggcaATCCTTTTATATGTGACTGCCAAATTGCTGATCTCTTAAATTGGCTTCGGACTACTAAGGTTGATGTACTTGAAAAGGAGTCCTACAG TTGCTATGATGGTTTTCCAGTTTCTAACATCAATCAGCAGTTGTATAATGTGCATCAGATTCAATGTGCTTATGCCCCCAAACAA gaaTATCAAGGAACCACAGTTCTGCttggaattcttttatttttgatgacttcattgattttaataatcgggtacatgaactttaccaacGTTCGCGCTAGAACCGTGGCTTTGTGGGAGAAAGTTTTTCATCGAGGTCAGTATACCCACATCCTTAGCAAACCAGAAGAACAAGAAGTTCACGTGTAG